Part of the Capsicum annuum cultivar UCD-10X-F1 chromosome 12, UCD10Xv1.1, whole genome shotgun sequence genome is shown below.
GATATTCACAAATCATTATATTCTCTGCTTGTGTGCTTCTCCTTTTTGTCgtcatttttcaaagaaatttaTATGAGGAGATAGATAACATGTTCATTACTGCTAAAAGATATAAGTATTTAATTTCTTAGTTCGGACGAGGAAGGAAGCAGGGGAAGTTTGgctcttctttgttctttagcaTCAGTATTTCTCTTGTAAGAGGTTAGGCATGGGCCCATGAACCTGATATACTCCACAAACCTTCCTGTCTATAATAACTATGAAAACCTACTTGTTAGCTCAGCTTTAGAGAGCAAGCCGCTAGCTTTCTTCCGTTTATGAATCCTATTTTTTGTCTTCCCATTTCAGCGAGGCTAGACTTACATGTTCTTTGTAAATGAATCTTTGAACCTTTCAATGGCATTGTTTCTGACATAAGAACACACTGGATTAAACAGGAAAAAGCACGAAAAGAGAGAGAGGAGCTGGACAAAATGCTCGAGGAGAATCGAAGGAGGGTACAAGAGGCTCAAAGGAGAGAGGCTCTTGAGGCACAGCGAAAAGAGGAAGAACGACTTCGTGAGTTGGAGCTCATCCAACGACAAAAGGAGGAGGCTGCTCTGAGGAAAAAACTCGAGGAAGAAAATCTAATGACACTATCGAGCAAAAATAAATCTAGGCCCAACTCGATTGGTCTATAAAAGCACAACCTAGAGATATCCGGCATTGTGTGCCAAACATGGAGTCGTAGAACCAGGATTGGCTAAACTTTGGAAGTTCACTCTACCGGAATGACATTGCTATGGCTCAACTCTAAAGTCTCCATTACTGGTTTCTGCATGTATTGCAAGAGTTGCAACATCTTCAGTTCATGTCTaatgttgtttttttttgttagaaGCTAATGCTGTTAATCACTGTGTTGTTATTGACTTTTGAAGTTAGTCCAGTATGTACTTGTTACAACTGCTAGTGAATATTCACTTCCTTTACTGGCAAAACTGGCTTGGTTTTGCCAATTTCAACAATGGCGAAACCACTATTCCTCTTCATGAACAACGTAAAAAAACACAACTTTTTTCCATAGCCAGTGTAAACTCACAAGTAGGATCTTGGATCAAAAGGAATGTCGTGGAAACAGAATTGCAAGTAAAGTACAATAATCAAATGGCACAATAAAGCAACAAATAGTACCACCACATATATGTTACGACCCAAGCTGGGCCTTCGCCGCGACGGGCATCCTCTTGTAACTCCCTaccccactagtgatattgtatGCTTTGGGTCtaggcccgcacggctttaaaatgcgtcaACAGGAAGTAAGACTTATCTCTCCTGTGTTTTGACAGACTCTTTATactaagttggggtgttataaCATAGAACAACATAAAAAACCTACTTTTCTCCACAACAATGTACTCGGTGTAAATAATGTAAAAGAAATGTTTGGAGAAAATAGAATGTACGTACACCTTAGTTCTACTTTTATAGGATAGAGTGACTGTAGACACACTTAGTACAATTGCAAAAAAAAATGTAACAACTAAATAATCAAATAGCACAATATAAAGcaaataatactataatttttAACCATTGTCTGATGTCATAACTCTTGTTCAGTCGAGGAAATTAAAACTAAGGAGAAAAAATTGCCccaagtataaaaatatatggGGAAACTTACCTAAATATGCaatctttagaaaatatatatcatttatagctacaaatgataaatatttttgaagtatgGTATATCAAGGtaataaaacaaaattatatttaaaaacagTAAATATTATAAGTTTTTCAACAAATACAACTATTTTTAGACGGAGAGagtaaatagaaagaaaagaattaagtttttatgttttaaaaccCCCCTCCTTAAACCCTACTCTTAGCCGTTGTTTAAAACCTCTCTCCCATTAACAACATCTCTAAGTTTACTGCACTCAACTCTCATGGATTCTGATTCTTTGGCTCCCAAAGCACCTAGAAAggttaacaaaaaaaatcaataatttttcttcttcttttataaatGTTTTACATTCAATATGTCTATGTTTTTATAAATATGTTTTACATTCAATATGTCTATGTTTGATAttatgtttgtttgattttcttgTAGGTGAGATTTGCACCTAAAGGTCCTCCTCGTAGAGCACAGAAAACCGTTCTGCCTAAGCCGTAATAATCTGAAACTTTTAACTGGTCGTTAGTGTTATGCATGTGTctgtcttgtagtttcttgtttgtTGTGTCTTGTTTATGTTATTTCCTATTGGTGTGATACtacattttttgtttttgtttttactatgttgttttatgtttttgtgtcctgagccgggggtctatggGAATAGCCTCTCTTCACCTCATCCGAGGTAGTGGTATGCAGTGGTGGAGCCAGGATATTCACTAAGGAAGTtcataagtgaacatacgaactgaccgaagggggttcaacatctaatatatatacacataaaaaataattttaaccatacatatatagcataatttttcgcCGAAGGGGTCCCTCGGCAAAGGGTAGCTCCACCCCTGGTGGTATGGACtgtgcgtacacttaccctcccgagaacccactttgtgggaatacattgcgtatgttgttgttgttgttgtattaggATTGCAATTTGTTACTTCAAATGTTTACCGTTGCTTGTAGTGAAAATGTAGAAGCTGATATTGATGCGGCTAAAGCAGAGGAATTGATGAAGCGCTTCAATGTATGTATGGTTTTGCAAGTTCAAATTTATAATGATATGGTTTGTGGTCTAACATTAATGTAATGTAAAGTATTCATTTAATTGTAGGAAGCTTCTACAAAAGTTAAATCTAAAGTTGAAAAGAAAGGTAAATCTCTTGTAATGAGTTGgagtttatttataaattttatgaatattcTTGCTCTCAATACTACTAATAACAGAATGATAATTCTTAGAATTTCTTCGTTGAATTTTCGTAGGACCTACTCAAGTTGCGTTTGGTTATGGAGGTTCATCATCGTCAGTGAAATCGTATGGCCCTTTCAAGGGTCATAACAAGGTTGCCGGCGCAATGTCCGATGGCAAGTATTTTCTCTAGCCATTTTACGTTCTGCTTTATGGATGTATTGCAGCTTGTTTGACACAATGTAAGTTCTGCAGGTAGCGTTGGTGGGCAGCGAGTGCAGAAAGAATACACCGAGCCATGGGTTGGTTTTAACGATTACTGCACTTTGTATTCAGTTTCTAGCGCTTCCTTCTCTGAATTTTCTATCTTTCGCATGAAAAACTATCTTCTGCCTTAAGTTTTGTCATCCGTTTTGTATCTCAGGATTATTATACCAACTATCCTGTAACTCTTCCCGTGAGGAGACCCTATTCAGGAAATCCAGGTAAATTCAGCGAAcgctataaaaaaaaattgctacCTTTCGGTAAAAGACAAAGAGGACATCGTATTGATGCCTAAAACATAATTAAGCAGCTTATCTCTTGCAATTCGTGATGTGATTTGCTTATTTCTAATTGTTTAGTACGAAGATTACCGTAGATATGTACCTTTCATCCTTATTAGTAATACAGGTATAAATCTTATCTTGCAGAACTTCTTGACGAGGAAGAATTTGGGGAAGCTTCCCGAAGCTTGACTTACGATGAAAATTCCATAAAACCAGCGATGGAGCTTGGTCTAATGGTTAGTAAACTCGTTGATGATATGACTTCGACTTATTACTAAGTAATTTCCACGAATGCTTACGTGAATGATTGATTGGTAGGAGGAGAATCTGGAGGAAAAAATGTTCTTCGTTCAATTACCACCTGCCATGCCAATGCTGAAGCAATCAGTTAAAACAGAAGGCAGTGAGATGGCGCCCAGCGCAAGGCCTTCAAAGGCTAAGGCTTCTAGCTTAAATGAGTTACCTGCGGGGTTCATGGGTAAAATGTTAGTGTACAAGAGCGGTGCTGTTAAGCTGAAGCTTGGTGAAACCCTTTATAATGTAAGTTTGCTTCGTTACAACATAACCAAAACTTGTTTACCTGAAGGTACACATCGAATGTTGGCATCTGATATCTAGAAATGGACTGCAGGTTTCTCCAGGTATGGATTGTTCGTTTGCCCAGGATGTTGTTGCGGTTAATACAGAAGAGAAGTATTGTTCGAACATCGGGGAGCTCACTAAGCGTGTCATTATAACACCAGATGTGGACTCAATCTTGGATTCCATCTGATTATGTTGGTTTACTTGCTATTTATTATGCTCTGGTGATACATATAGcaattgtttttttcttatttgaagtTAGCACACAGCTTTCTATACACATATGCACTTAGTTGGGCCTTTTCAATGATGAACCATTAGCATAAATTGACTTGATCTTATGGAATTATGCAAGATTCTGTTTTTCGTTGGGCTCATCTTGAAGTTCCCTCTCTCCTGTATCacatttctatttatttatttatttatttatttatttatttgcgCTTTTCATTCTTCTATTTGTTGGCTTGAAGTTTGAATGATTTCTTGAAATTGTCTCTCCATCCAATCAAAGACGTCAATGCATAGAGAATCAGCTAGATTCATTCAATTCAAGTGGTGGCTTGTATTCAATCCGATGCCAAGGTCACACAAGTAGTTATTGGGCTGACAAGAGATTCAGATATGGAAGGATCACAATCTTCTTGTGTAAACACATGTGCATCGACATGGGTTCCCGCGGAAGACTGGATAGCCCTTTGTTGGTGGCTTGGCTCTACTCAGGACGACTATTGATACGATCATGATCAAGAAGGGTCAACGACTGGTTGTTGGCCTGATCTTAAAACACAAATGTTCTTACCGAAAGAGTAGGAGTTGATTGTTGCACCAGAGAAGACCATACATGTGCAATGCACGTATAGCGAaagtagtatatatgtgtatgtgtgtgcgCGTGCATGTGTGTCGCTTAGTAAAAAGTTTGATCTGATTCGCAGGGATACACATGCAACACACACGTCCAGATTGGCTTATAAAGTTTGAACTAATTCATAGGGACGCACGTATATACAGATACTAGCTAATGACTAAAGACCAAATgcgaaaaaaaaaacataagttAATGACACGATCTACCAAATTGATCGTAACACAAAATGAGACTTAGTTTGATTACCTAACAAATGGGGTCTAGGAAGGGTATGGTAGTGTTTGTACAATAGCTTATTGGATGATCACCACAGCGTTGTTAGAGATAGCTTGTCCATGTAATTTCTGTTGGATTGGGTAGTGCTTTCTTTCATCGAATTGCAAATCTGAACATGGATAACTCACCACCAAGCTGAAATTTTGAAGGCGCGGACAAGCACTCCAGAGTGCGGATAGTTCAAGTATCTGTGAAATTGCATGACGGGCCACAAGtatcaagcttaaattcctaaTGTTTCTGAACGTCTTCATCTCTGTAGGGATCTCTATTGGCAAGTGTTTTACCTGAAATGAAGAATCTAAGGTGATTAGGGTCATCAAAATGACAAATAGTGAAAACTTTGAGAATACGCGACAATGTTAAATTCATATTTGAGGGTTAAAGATTTAACCTGATCACGTAAAGATCTTGCACGATTACCAAATGTAATAGGAAGGGCATTCCGAACCAGGATAAACCATTACATTTTCCAGCATGGGaacaaatgagaaaaaaaatgttACTTTGTTATTCATGTTACACTCAATCCTCTGAAGATATGCAGCATGAAGATCGATTTCTTTCACTCCGTCGCATTCCAAAATAGCAACAAGTTCTACAGTACCAGAGATTCGTAGCTTATAAGGAAGTTTACAATACTCAATAGTTAACTCCTGAAGGTTGGAACAAGAGGACAGAATACCCTCTAGATGTCCGCTTGTTAACACTATAGCTCCCAACAAAAGGGTGGTGAGGGAATTAAAACGGACTTTGGGACTTGATAACACAATGCAGTGATGCATGCGCAAGTGTTTCAATGAAGATGCCTGAGAGAGAACCTCTAGAGAAAATTCAAGCAACTTGCTCGAGTCAAGGATGGGGTAAAGACAAGGGCACGCAAAGTAAAGGTGTAATCTTTCAACACATATTCTAGAAAGAGATTGGAACCAATGGGTAAATGCATTAGGAAACTCTCTCACAAAGCAACAGAACAACACAATGGAATCCACTCTACGCCGGAATTGAGTCTTAAAAACTGGTATAATCCATTCATGAATTTATCTTTCTCTTGATTGTATGAGCGATAAGAATGATtaaaaaggtcaatcccaaacaTATCGAGGCATTTGAATTTAAAtgtgggttgttgttgttgtagttgtagtTGCGTAGAGCCAAACAGATATTTCCACCTAGTAGATAAAATGGTCGTCCTGGCAGCATCGCGTACTGTCAAATTTCCAAGAATGGAAAGCAAAACATCATCTGGTAGCTGGCTCAAATAATCCTCCTTTGTGTCGTCATCATCAACAAAGGAATAAAAATCAGATCTTGCACATACTAAGTATTTTTATACAATGGAGCTGCATTACTACTTACTGTTGATCTTTTCCTGTAGAAAAAACTATTCCAAACGACGACTCCCTCCATTGCGAGCAATGGCAAAACCACTTTTCCTCCTGAACAACATAAAAGAACACAACTTTTcccattacaacaacaacaacaacatagtaCCACGACAAGTAGGATCTGGGGAGGATAGTGCACGAATTGTAAGAAAAGTAGAATAATCAAAAAGCACAATAAAGCAACAAATAGTACCACCACACATAGAGTAACATACAAAAAACACAACTTTTTTCCATTACAATAACAATAACAGTTCTGCCTTTGTAGGGTAGAtaagactgttttcgatagacacTCGGCAGGATTGCAAGAAACATATAACAACGAAATAATCAAATAGTATGACCACACGTAGAACAACATTaaaaaaaagaacacaacatTTTTTTCCATTATTCTATAAAAATCAACTGTTGAGGTTAAAGGAtgaaagttctttttttttttctaaccatTGTCTGATGCCATGACTCTTGTTCAGTCGaggaaattaaaaataaggagaaaaaaattgtCTCATGTATGGAATATATATAAATAGGTGGCTTACTAatacctttttcattagtttaagaattctaaataaactaaaattgattttaagaatatttgtaaaatttagaataaatatgaaaacgttagaataagaaaaatataaaaattaccaaatttttaaaagtttttaagtaagtaattaaagattttctaaatatttaactttaaaaataaaaaaagattttaaatatagaaaaaaaaataatcgcACTAAAAATATGGGTCAAATCATGTGTCTCTCTCGGCCTCtatctatataagaaaaatatgggtTTTTTTTTCACACAAAGTAGTCTTATTGAACACCCTTTTCTGTCTATTTGTGATGAATCGCATCAGTTGATGCACTCAAGATTGTGGCCTAGCGATCAATGAAGTGCGTCGAGTATCATGTGTTGTAGCCTTGATGGACAGAGCTACGTCATCAAGTCTTGCTGGTGCATGTGTCGAATTAGTCTAGGAGAGCGCAAGCTTTTCATGACACCACGGTTATGGATCAAAAAGAAAAGTTTGGATAGAAGTTGAAATGAATTTATCTTTTACTGTTGCATTCATTAAGAATATGAATCTATTGGAAACTCTATCTTTATTTAGTACTACAAGTTCGTTTAAAATCTCAATAACAAATCTCCTAATTGCTGCTACTATTATAAGATATTGACATGGAGATATACTATAAGATGAGGATGTTGACTAAGGCTAATTAACCACTTTCTATAGGCAGAACACAAGTACTCTTCTTGTGTGGGCTTGCGCTCAACAACAAATACATCCACATTGGTTCCCACGGAAGACTGGATAGCCCTTTGTTGGTGGTTTGGCTCTATTCAGGAGGACTATTGATACGATCATGATCAGGAAGGGTTTTTGAGCAGTCGTAACATCTGTGCATGCAGTCCCTGAGACAGGGCCCTTTGCTTCAACATATTGACATGTACTTGAACAAAGATGACTACAAATTGCAACACAACTAACAGCGACTTCAGTGAAGGAATACATACTAATACTTCCAACTACTCTCCAAGGCTAAAGACACAATAAAGGGTGCTTGATAGTTGACATGCCAAACCAGAAACTAATTGTCTTAAAAGAAAAGATAATGCAGCTCAAGAAGACAATACATTTTGCAATAACAAATAAATAGACACTCCCATAAACTTTACGAATTTACCTACCACTGATGACTACAAAGCTCTACGCTAAAGTACAACTGTAATCACACGTGGGGTCTAGCGTGCATGCGGTCCTTATTGGATGATCACCACAGCTTTCTTAGAGATAGCTCGTCCATGTAGTTTCTGATGGATTGAGTTGCGCTTTCTTTCATCGAATGTACGATTCACTCGCCGTCCCCATCTATTGAAATGATCTTCGTACGCAGGGCTGAGAAACAATTGCTCAAGTACTATTGCACTTTTCAGAATAGAAAGAACAAATTCCATCTCAACTTCTGATCCATCAAATCCACCGTAGGTAACTTGTTTTAGTTCAGTGTGACATGAAGGAGATAGAGGGCTTCTACTTCCTCTTACGTTATCTATTCTCCCCCAGAAGTTTTCTACCTGCGACGATCACAATGAGAATGAGAGCAACATACTGCTAAAAACCAACAGTGCAATGTATGGAGTTTGCAAATCTTCGCAATCGATCTTGAATACTTTCCACTGTACCAACTAAACTGATCATCATCAAAGAAcaaccaaaatatacaaataatgcaaagaagaagaacatgaACATGGACAACTCACCACCAAGCTGAAATTTTGAAGACGCGGACAAGCACTCCAGAGTTCGGATAGTTCAAGTATCTGTGAAATTGCATGACGGGCCACAAGTATCAAGCTTAAATTCCTTATGTTTCTGAACGTCTTCATCTCTGTAGGGATCTCTATTGGCAAGTATTTTACCTGAAATGAAGAATATAAGGTGATTAGGGTCATCAAAATGACAAGTATTGAAAACTTTGAGAATACGCGACAATGTTAATACCTGATCAGCGTGAACTTTGAGGGTTAAAGATTTAACCTGATCACGTAAAGATCTAGCACTATTACCAAATGTGTACGAATAGCAAGGGCTTTCCCAACCAGGACAAACCA
Proteins encoded:
- the LOC107849769 gene encoding DNA-directed RNA polymerase III subunit rpc4; the encoded protein is MDSDSLAPKAPRKVRFAPKGPPRRAQKTVLPKPENVEADIDAAKAEELMKRFNEASTKVKSKVEKKGPTQVAFGYGGSSSSVKSYGPFKGHNKVAGAMSDGSVGGQRVQKEYTEPWDYYTNYPVTLPVRRPYSGNPELLDEEEFGEASRSLTYDENSIKPAMELGLMEENLEEKMFFVQLPPAMPMLKQSVKTEGSEMAPSARPSKAKASSLNELPAGFMGKMLVYKSGAVKLKLGETLYNVSPGMDCSFAQDVVAVNTEEKYCSNIGELTKRVIITPDVDSILDSI